One Alcaligenes ammonioxydans DNA segment encodes these proteins:
- a CDS encoding ParB N-terminal domain-containing protein, producing MSRTFSLEDFIPSPPPPRREYESYHPIPEHESFLALTIDMSLLANALTGDRSWCTNRVDRRPGESYKPFKYEQAVASISNKETIYMPWLYFDEGRTRIMDGRHRLYALLDAGYTHVTVQIRPACVPMVSTLVEKKSLYSN from the coding sequence ATGAGTCGAACTTTTTCCCTGGAAGATTTCATCCCTTCGCCTCCTCCTCCCCGTCGCGAATACGAAAGCTATCATCCCATCCCGGAACATGAATCGTTCCTGGCACTCACCATCGACATGAGTCTTCTCGCTAATGCACTGACTGGAGACAGGAGCTGGTGCACAAATCGGGTAGACCGACGGCCAGGTGAATCCTATAAGCCTTTCAAGTACGAACAGGCTGTCGCCTCCATCTCAAATAAAGAAACAATCTATATGCCTTGGTTGTATTTCGATGAAGGCCGTACAAGAATCATGGATGGTCGCCATCGACTTTACGCCCTGCTAGATGCTGGCTACACCCATGTGACTGTCCAGATAAGGCCTGCGTGTGTCCCCATGGTCTCCACTCTCGTAGAGAAAAAAAGCCTTTATTCAAATTGA
- a CDS encoding conjugal transfer protein TraG N-terminal domain-containing protein, with the protein MQLDSYLELFTTFYGWAFANIFGEIVTGTGLVVIPFLVVILNAWREAGQRGMQDIGVMGVIKSVQTQLIVMLFVMSVCFFTSPITSLTYARLSYVPPPSIDNPNPVEATPGASGSTYDTALRDAIDGSMSQASGLSNVPLWWYSIMSISSGINNAFRNGMNNSGSDMRVLEDMAKNATIEDPALLGDVQRFYSECFIPARSQYLRSDRSRISASGASILAESNTDYGPTDVDWMGSQFFRTEPGYYASMRSRAPVTGFAIDYSRDTEYYDPSSDVDPQVTGAVNPEFGRPTCKQWWEDQLREKLIDGSPGVRAFASRAANVLTFTSFDKQKDEVARLASTAANPVFVDFDQMMGNPYDAATVAGRTITGAGSTLGVGGAAFMASMAWMPLVTSLPMIQALVLMGIYAFLPLATLVSGFSLRVLFLGAMAILTIKMWASMWYIATWIDGHLINAMYPGALGNIFVQEAMMIGKGAIPAGYKRMVLNTILLSLYVGLPVIWSSMMAWAGFRVAGGIDELMTRNGNSAAGSGKPPLLGRLFGGKK; encoded by the coding sequence ATGCAACTAGACAGTTATCTTGAGCTCTTCACCACTTTCTACGGATGGGCGTTTGCCAATATTTTTGGCGAGATCGTGACCGGCACCGGCTTGGTCGTCATCCCCTTTCTTGTGGTAATCCTCAATGCCTGGCGCGAAGCTGGCCAGCGGGGAATGCAAGACATCGGCGTTATGGGTGTCATCAAAAGCGTACAAACGCAGCTCATCGTCATGTTGTTTGTAATGTCGGTCTGCTTTTTCACATCCCCCATCACAAGCCTAACGTATGCGCGCTTGTCGTACGTGCCTCCTCCTTCGATTGATAACCCTAACCCTGTAGAGGCCACACCTGGAGCCAGCGGTAGCACCTACGACACAGCATTACGCGACGCTATTGATGGAAGTATGAGCCAGGCCAGCGGACTGAGTAACGTGCCCCTATGGTGGTATTCCATCATGTCCATCAGCTCTGGGATCAACAATGCCTTTCGCAATGGCATGAATAATTCCGGATCTGATATGCGGGTTCTGGAGGATATGGCCAAGAATGCCACAATCGAAGACCCCGCCTTGCTCGGTGATGTGCAACGCTTCTATAGCGAATGCTTTATCCCGGCACGCAGTCAGTATTTGCGCAGCGATCGCAGCAGAATCAGTGCATCAGGTGCCTCGATCTTGGCAGAATCCAATACCGACTATGGGCCTACCGATGTGGATTGGATGGGCAGCCAGTTTTTCAGAACTGAGCCTGGGTATTACGCCTCCATGCGCAGCCGTGCTCCGGTCACCGGTTTTGCGATCGATTACTCCCGCGATACTGAGTACTACGACCCATCGAGCGACGTGGACCCACAAGTTACCGGTGCCGTAAACCCAGAGTTTGGACGCCCAACCTGCAAGCAATGGTGGGAGGATCAGCTACGAGAAAAGCTGATCGATGGCAGCCCAGGTGTTCGAGCGTTCGCATCCAGAGCGGCGAACGTCCTCACATTTACGTCGTTCGATAAGCAAAAGGATGAAGTGGCTCGGCTAGCATCAACCGCAGCCAATCCCGTCTTTGTTGATTTTGACCAAATGATGGGGAACCCTTATGACGCTGCTACAGTCGCAGGTCGAACCATAACAGGCGCCGGGAGCACGCTCGGTGTAGGAGGCGCAGCTTTCATGGCCAGCATGGCATGGATGCCATTAGTGACTTCGTTACCTATGATTCAAGCATTGGTCCTCATGGGCATCTACGCTTTTCTTCCCTTGGCCACCTTGGTCAGCGGCTTCAGTCTTCGGGTGTTGTTCCTAGGAGCCATGGCCATTCTTACAATCAAAATGTGGGCATCGATGTGGTACATCGCCACCTGGATCGATGGTCATCTAATCAATGCGATGTATCCTGGCGCGCTAGGCAATATTTTTGTTCAAGAAGCCATGATGATCGGCAAAGGAGCGATTCCAGCAGGCTACAAACGAATGGTGCTGAACACGATATTATTGTCGTTGTATGTCGGGCTACCGGTTATTTGGTCTTCGATGATGGCGTGGGCTGGATTTAGAGTAGCAGGCGGTATAGACGAGCTAATGACCAGGAACGGGAACTCTGCTGCAGGGTCGGGCAAGCCCCCGTTGTTGGGTAGGTTATTTGGAGGTAAGAAATAA
- a CDS encoding SprT-like domain-containing protein — MSIRKVPTHQTYAELQQAYDHFNNALFDGGLPNCLITLQREKRSMGYFSSQRFVDAQGTYTDEIAMNPAYFAVVPLIETMQTLVHEMCHLWQFHFGKPGRGRYHNEEWASKMEAIGLMPSSTGQPGGARTGQLMADYAIEDGKFVKACADLLTQSFCLTWYDRFSHADAPRSAAERLDISVGGGAPPYIALPALTQALASSATSTSNGAQGDESLPVKPTGNSNRWKYVCPCGTSVWGKPKLKIICGSCESPFTSPDAARLSTNSESA, encoded by the coding sequence ATGAGCATCAGAAAAGTACCGACTCATCAAACTTATGCCGAGCTGCAACAGGCTTACGATCACTTCAATAATGCCCTGTTCGACGGAGGGTTGCCCAACTGTCTGATCACCTTACAACGCGAGAAACGCTCAATGGGCTATTTCTCAAGCCAGCGATTTGTAGATGCTCAAGGCACCTATACAGACGAAATAGCGATGAACCCGGCCTACTTTGCCGTCGTGCCCTTGATCGAAACTATGCAGACTTTGGTACATGAAATGTGCCATCTCTGGCAATTCCATTTCGGCAAGCCTGGGCGTGGCAGGTATCACAATGAAGAGTGGGCCTCGAAGATGGAAGCGATTGGACTGATGCCCTCTTCGACTGGCCAACCTGGTGGCGCTCGCACTGGCCAACTCATGGCTGATTATGCGATTGAGGATGGCAAATTTGTGAAAGCGTGCGCCGATCTGCTCACCCAGTCATTCTGTCTGACCTGGTACGATCGCTTCTCACATGCCGACGCACCTCGTAGTGCCGCTGAGCGCTTGGACATCTCAGTAGGAGGTGGAGCTCCTCCATACATCGCACTTCCAGCACTCACTCAAGCTTTGGCATCCAGTGCCACCTCCACGAGCAACGGCGCCCAGGGCGACGAGAGCCTGCCGGTAAAACCCACCGGCAATTCAAACCGATGGAAGTACGTCTGCCCATGCGGCACAAGCGTCTGGGGTAAACCAAAGTTGAAGATTATCTGCGGATCCTGTGAAAGCCCTTTCACATCGCCGGACGCAGCTCGACTAAGCACCAACAGCGAATCGGCCTAG
- a CDS encoding PH domain-containing protein yields the protein MDPFDTPTPLSQAAASHIAPPASTRETELIWVGTEGQLINAGWFIVAILFCWTVIPVLWAIYRYLKVANHRYELTNQRLLEYSGILVKRVETLELYRVKDIAVSGTLFQALFGRGRVVLQTTDASTPTVHISAIASPQHVSQLIRDAVEQCRVARGVRAFDY from the coding sequence ATGGACCCATTCGACACTCCTACTCCACTATCACAGGCAGCTGCCAGCCACATTGCGCCTCCTGCATCCACGCGAGAGACAGAACTTATTTGGGTAGGCACAGAAGGCCAGCTCATCAATGCGGGCTGGTTCATTGTCGCTATCCTGTTCTGCTGGACAGTCATTCCTGTCCTTTGGGCGATCTACCGATACCTTAAGGTTGCCAATCATCGCTATGAACTGACGAACCAACGCCTACTGGAGTACAGCGGGATCCTCGTTAAACGTGTCGAAACCCTGGAGTTATACCGGGTAAAAGACATCGCCGTTTCCGGCACCCTCTTTCAAGCCCTGTTCGGCCGTGGCCGTGTCGTTTTGCAAACCACTGACGCCTCGACGCCGACCGTGCACATCAGCGCGATCGCTAGCCCTCAGCACGTCTCCCAACTTATTCGTGACGCGGTCGAACAATGCCGTGTCGCCCGAGGCGTTCGCGCCTTTGATTACTGA
- a CDS encoding DUF1330 domain-containing protein, translated as MPAYVHINLRVIDPSKQAALAPRFQLALQEAGGRILHFGPVAQVLEGEAPQYPLAGVFEFPTLAQALEFYNSDKYAPIKAERREAQQAQMFIVETA; from the coding sequence ATGCCTGCATACGTGCATATAAATCTTCGAGTGATAGACCCTTCTAAGCAGGCCGCGCTTGCGCCCCGCTTCCAGCTAGCTCTCCAAGAGGCGGGCGGGCGAATTCTGCACTTTGGACCCGTTGCGCAAGTTTTAGAAGGCGAAGCCCCCCAATACCCATTAGCAGGCGTATTTGAGTTTCCAACCTTGGCCCAGGCATTGGAGTTTTACAACTCGGATAAATATGCACCGATTAAAGCTGAACGAAGAGAGGCTCAACAAGCCCAAATGTTCATTGTGGAAACTGCATAA
- a CDS encoding antitoxin PaaA2 family protein: MRFITLEQLRATADAGGVTGVTLKGQGGGFFVEIATRSGQDAVLTKARSKEPRRFGNPTSALVMLRDLGLAIAKLDVTNWDPTQKDMTRSRQSRAEALRDAHEAAAYNGWLAAEIADSLEDERPSVPHEDVMARMGSRIQQIKTAAVRNK, from the coding sequence ATGCGTTTTATCACACTTGAACAGCTACGAGCCACCGCAGATGCGGGAGGCGTGACTGGCGTAACACTCAAAGGCCAAGGCGGTGGTTTCTTCGTTGAGATTGCCACTCGAAGTGGCCAGGACGCTGTCTTGACCAAGGCAAGAAGTAAGGAGCCACGCCGTTTTGGCAATCCGACATCTGCTTTGGTGATGTTGCGTGACTTAGGGCTCGCCATAGCAAAGCTAGACGTGACGAACTGGGACCCTACGCAAAAGGATATGACACGTAGCCGACAAAGTCGGGCGGAGGCCTTACGTGATGCGCACGAAGCGGCCGCTTATAACGGTTGGCTTGCTGCTGAAATTGCCGACTCTTTGGAAGATGAGCGACCAAGCGTGCCACATGAGGATGTAATGGCCAGGATGGGATCCCGCATTCAACAGATTAAAACAGCAGCAGTGCGTAATAAATGA
- a CDS encoding type II toxin-antitoxin system RelE/ParE family toxin — protein sequence MIQAARFYQIVWRPKAEEDLVKIIDYIALDSPVRADTFGHELRDKIHPLSKHPEMGRVGRPGLPAYVRELVIHRNYIVFYRVRESEATVEILRLKHVAQRMP from the coding sequence ATGATTCAAGCTGCGCGTTTCTACCAAATAGTTTGGCGGCCAAAGGCTGAGGAAGATCTGGTTAAGATCATTGACTACATCGCTTTGGATAGCCCAGTACGTGCGGATACCTTTGGTCATGAGCTGCGAGACAAAATCCACCCTTTGTCTAAGCATCCAGAGATGGGCAGGGTAGGACGACCAGGCCTTCCTGCATATGTGCGGGAGCTGGTTATCCATCGAAACTATATTGTGTTCTATCGAGTGCGAGAGTCGGAGGCGACTGTAGAAATTCTACGTCTGAAGCACGTAGCACAGCGGATGCCGTAG